The Moraxella osloensis genome contains a region encoding:
- the yihA gene encoding ribosome biogenesis GTP-binding protein YihA/YsxC: protein MMDSTNTLAPTAITDDSDAAKRWLHQTQFMLSAPTFKLCPADTGREVAFAGRSNAGKSSCINALTQQRQLARSSKTPGRTQMINFFNMGNLDQRLVDLPGYGYAAVPEAMKKEWQSELEKYLISRKSLAGLVLLTDIRHPLKFFDEQMLHWAKDGELEVHVLLTKADKLKYGAAKNTLQQTRNQLNKLKLPFSIQLFSAQDRIGLDELSLKLGNWLALPEQDEPTDNEPTLTI from the coding sequence ATGATGGATTCTACTAACACCCTTGCGCCAACTGCGATTACTGACGATAGTGATGCGGCAAAACGCTGGTTGCATCAAACCCAATTTATGCTCTCTGCCCCTACCTTTAAACTGTGTCCTGCCGATACGGGTCGCGAAGTGGCCTTTGCTGGCCGCTCAAATGCTGGTAAGTCCTCTTGCATTAATGCATTGACCCAGCAGCGCCAGTTAGCCCGTTCCTCCAAAACCCCAGGTCGCACCCAAATGATTAACTTTTTTAATATGGGCAATTTGGATCAGCGGTTGGTGGATTTGCCAGGGTATGGCTATGCCGCCGTGCCCGAGGCGATGAAAAAAGAATGGCAGTCAGAGCTTGAAAAATACCTCATTTCGCGTAAAAGTCTCGCCGGTTTAGTGCTGCTCACAGACATTCGCCATCCATTAAAATTCTTTGATGAGCAAATGCTACACTGGGCAAAAGATGGTGAGCTTGAGGTTCATGTGCTATTAACCAAAGCCGATAAGCTCAAATATGGTGCTGCCAAAAACACGCTACAGCAAACCCGCAATCAGCTTAATAAATTAAAATTGCCGTTTAGTATTCAATTATTTTCCGCCCAAGATAGGATTGGGCTCGACGAACTGTCACTGAAACTTGGCAACTGGTTGGCGCTACCCGAGCAGGATGAGCCAACAGATAATGAACCTACATTAACCATCTAA